The genomic window GCTGTTGCAGAGTAAATTTAACTGGTTTCAAAATTTTGGATCAAATCAGAGGCACAATATTTCTGGCCTGggatatttttctccttttgtcttcttttgattaaaatagaaaaattCAAGTGAAGAATTGCTTCAGTTTTCTGTTTAGAGAAGGCTGCAACACAATCTTTCAACATAATTTTATTACAGAATCTTTTTAAACAACTAATTAAACGTTTTCCCCCCAGAATAtccattttaaataaaaaagaatgCATTTTATAATCGTTAAAGAATTTTAACGTGACTTCTTGTAGTCTTTTTGAGTGCATAGATGGGctcagagaagagagggagttGATTTATGCATATAGAATCTGTGATGGTGAAAAGTCCGTCAAAACCTCTCGGATGTTTTGGCTCTCCCAGTGTGGCACAGAAGTACCCCaagaaaatacagattaaatgatccccctccccaccccatggCATCCAGAAGCTTTTCTTTGTAATGTTTGCTACCTGCTCACAtttgtgctgggtgctgtccaACAAGCCCCCCTGTCAGTAGAACCACCCGCTGTGAACAGGTCCACTTTAAAGGCAACACTTTCCATATCCTCCTCCATTGGAGCTTTGTCAATAGGTTTGAGTCTATTTTTGAGCCATTAGTGATGTTGGCTATTTATACACAAAGAAACAGTCAAATCACAGAGGTCATTTCAAATTTTGCTGAGAATTCCCTTTAGTTAGATGATGAAACACCTTGAATATCTACCGGTATCAAAAATCTGAAGTGATCTGAACACACAACATTTAGTTCACTAGAAGACTTGCTCAGGTACTTTCAGAAGCTTTTACATATCCTTAATTCAATCAGATTTCCCAGGGTGAAGAGAGAGTCAATATTAAAAAAGCACTTAGCATAAAAGCAAGCTAGAGAGCAAGAGCTATgatgctgcaggccaggcagaTTCACAGCTGCTATGTTCTGGTATCTAGCAAGACATCTGCAGAAGAAGTGAGAATTCCACTTTTCCTAGTGGAGGGGAGAAAAGTGTTTTGAATCACACAGCCATGAAGGTGCAAGAGTGTGTCTGTAGGCTTTGCTGTCTTGTCAATTAAAACCTTGCTTAAGAAAGCAATAAATTGCACATGAATTTTCATTCTACTGTAAGTTTCTTTTAGGTAATGTCCTGAGATGTTTCTTCTAATTCATGGTTATGCAAGAGCTACTCACTACCCCAGGTTCATGTATGAACTATCAATCACCATCTTCCAATAGGAGAGCTGTCACCAGCTCAAGCTGagaaaggcagctctggagccccagtGTGAACCAGGACCTTAACTTGGATTGCAATTGCCCTCTTCTGAGACATGCTGCAAAGACAGGGCTGTGTTGTAGCCTGTCCTTACAACTTTAAAACCTTTTCAAGTTAGAATGAGAGCAAATGCAACTCCATGATCTGCACCAACCATCCCATGCTTCACACTTATTTCCAACCTTCATACTTTTTGCCTATTGCTTGGGCTTTCCATTACCAGGAGAAAAGCATTGGCTGGCAGAACAAAAGCAGGATTTGTGCTGTGGATCTTACCACACCTCTGAACTCCTGAATTGTTGCTCCTAAAGGGTGAGCATTTTCACAGGCACCCTGAAGAGCAACACAGGCCCTGTgaaccccaaacaccacacgCAGAACACAGTACCAGCGGCACTTCTGCACTCCAAGGGTGGATGGTGACTACATCATGACCCACCTCCAAGTTCCAGGCATGCATCTTTTGCATCCCAACTGGTGTGAAATGAAACGCACACACCTCAGGAGGCCCACGCCTGTCCAATGAGACCATTGCCATGTCCCCAGAGGTGTCACAGATGCAGTGAACAGAATTGCCATGCAGCTCCCTTCTTGTAAAAAACCTCCCTTTATTCCTCAACGTttgctgatccttgaggtgagAACACAGGACCATTCCCTGCACAGGTGTGTTTATGTATCCTCACAGTTTTCATGATTTTAGACAAAAACTTTCAATATATTAAATAGTACCAAATTAACAGTATTCTTCCCTCTGAGGATGGTTCTTATTCCTCTACGTTACAGGACACTGCCATGTTCAAAACACCACTTATTCATCTAGCAACTACAGAATTTCAACTTTTTCCCTCCTTATGCAGCAAGCGATGCTTTTGGTTGTGGCATTCCCATTGGTTTCATGAGATAGTAGCAAATCTGAGTGAAAACAGCACAGTTAAGGGAAACTATTTTCTAACTATGGTTTTAATTGGAGGCCTAAGTGAAATCCCACGTGAATTCACACATGAGGTTTCCCATCTTACTTGTTGTGAGGAGGTTCTGCGTGAACAATATTAAGCAGTTTTTATGTTTATGACATAATTCTTAAGCAGTATCCCAGTTTTCTCTGCATCTTTACCTGAAAGAGGAGACTTAAAAAGCATTATTCTCCCCACTCAAAACACTGTAAGCAATTCTGCTCTTCCCTTCATTAGACTTTGACAAATTTGGAATATTTCTGACCAAACCAGTGCTGACATAATTCTGCTGAAACACACATTTCACAGTCAGCTTGAGACAACTGAAACAGCTGTACCATTGAATAAAACTGCCACAAAATAGACACTATCGTTGTGCACCCACGAGTCAAAAACATTTACAGTAATGTCATGACAAGTTCAGAATTCAGATGAGTTATCTTCAGAAACTTAACTGCTACTGAATTCCTTCAGATAAAGCTTCCTAAAATGGTGTAAAAAAGCAATTTGACAGTTGGCTTTCCAATGCTTTTAGTCCTTTCCTACCCTCTTCTTACTCCTCAGAATCTTGAGCTTTCTGAAGAGCAATGTCATCTAAGCCAGTCTCACTTTCCTGTGGGCTCTCAGCATTCAGAGATAGTGCTTCCATCTCTTTGGTACATTCAGCTTCTTCCTTTTGGTCAGTAGCGTGATTTGGGTCTACTTCTTTGGTAGCATCTGGACCAGGATCTGACTGTTCTTCCCTTGTAGAACCACCCTCTGCTAGTTGTGCCTCTTCTAAACAAAAGAGAAATTGCATCATCAGTAAACACTGAATTCATCTGCAAGCAGACATTTTTGCTATCGAAGAGTAATAAACACCAGGAAACCTTGCATCAGTTGCAGAAGCTtcaccaaaaccaaatcaacaaAGGAATTCCGACTTGGTGTAAGATCACTCTGACAATAATCCTAGACAAAGCTCTCACTGACTCATCTTCAGCTTGCTTATTATCCAACTTGTCCCAACACTTCCCGAAGAAAGGTGGAGTACCAGGACACTTCTGCATCATCTTGGTGAAAGAGTTGGATTCTGGAACAGTGCAGTGTAGCTCAGAATGCTTTAGCTGTAGAAACCTGGGTATCCCGGTATTGAAACACAGATCCTAGACAACAGTACACAGCATTTGGAACCTGGAAGACTGGAATTCCAACCCACACAGGTGTGCTACTATGTTACAAACAATTTTGctttcagcctctgctgtgaCCTCTTACTACTGTCCTTGTGGTGCAGCTAAGGCAGCATTAGTTTCAGCAAGTAAATTATAATTCCTAacctttcttttgccttttttcttgcttctttttttctttggcaGCTTCTAGTTCTTGTTTCTCATGAATTTCCTTCAGGGTCTTGCAGACTTTTTTGTGGGTAAACCAGTGTGTTTTCTGGCAGTTTTGGTCGCAGTACATCACCTGAAAGTTACCAGAGCTGTCAACTGATCTTCTAAAACAAATGCACAATATTACAGCATTTATTAGTGTGCCAAGTTAAATCTTTCTATATAAAGCATTTACTGGTATTTTAAAGTGATTTGTAAGGTCACATGGAATGATTctaatatataaaaaaaatctataaaaaCCAGTTTGTTAACTCTGAACATACAGAAATTTTACTCTCATTCTCAGAGACAGACACTTGGAAATCCAAGGGCTCTTACTTGAATTTCAGACATCTCTCCCAGAAGCAGTTTGGGTATTTTTGGTGTAGGCATGCATGCCATTCCTCCTGAGGCTACGCAGCAAACAGTGAAGCATTCAGTTTCCTCTGCACCTCGGTGGCACTGTATTTTGTGATTCATTAGAGCTATTTATGTATTCTTACCATTTTACATACTGAACATCTTTTGtctgctccttttcctccacaagTTGTACAGAATTCAGCATCCACAAAACCCACTTGGCCAGTAATAGCTTGTGTAAGTACAGAAAAAGCTGTAGGATCAGAACCCTGCAAAGTACGACAAGAGGCAGCAATGAGATTTAAAACCAACACTGTCACAAAGAGGCACTTGcaagaacaaaacaaccaaTGCAAGCTTCCAACCATCCAGATGCAGTCCCACTGCAGATGCCAGAGCAGCAAGAACATAAAACTAAATCAGTAGTTTGGAATTAGAGAACATTTAGATgagatgttaggagaaagttctttacaatgagggtggttgagcactggaacaggttgcccagagaggtagctgaggcctcatccccggagatattcaaggtgaggcttgacagggctctgggcaacctgctctagttgaggatgcccctgcttactgcagagggggctggactagatgacctttagaggtcccttccagcccagactgttctatgattctaaatcatAGACCTTCAACTATCATGCACAACTTAACATTCGTTGAGTTAGATCCATTTTTGTACATAAAAATAACTTAGTCCTTTAGATTCTGTCGAAGGGAGGATAAAAATTACCATTTTCCTACTCTGCAGATTATTAATAGTGCTATTAATGAACTCAGTGTTCTTTACACACTGTCACCTGCCTGTAGATCATAGAGCAGGTTATTGCAGATTGGTCTCTGTGACAGCACACAGAAATGTATTTTATATGTACTCTatcacacatacatacacacacacacacacgtatatATGTATACATTATTTTGCCCAGCGTACTCAGATGCTACAAAACTCAGCATCTTCAAAACAATTACTTGTATATAATTATTTAGAGATTATTTGTAGCACCTCTCCCATGCACTGCAAGCAGTAAGACTTAGTATACTTTACTGGCAACCAGGAATTAAGACTATTCTTTTGGGCAATGATGTAAGCGTCAGAGAGAAAACCCACCAAGTTCCTCCAGCTCTAAGTAAATTCTTAAACATGCATGCCCATAACTACTATGACTATAATGAGATGGTCAGCCTGAATCTGAGTAATTGTGCATGCCAAAGGGCAAAGGCTTCCAGAGAAATAAGAATTTATAgcatctcctcctttccagaTCTTCATATTGTATAGAAATCCAATGCAACAAACAGTATTTCTTTAAAGGCAGAAAAGACTGCAAGCTCTTCTAAGACAAAAAgggacagaaaggaaaatgtttgcTCTAAAGCAAGTCATAATGCATCATGATGGCTTATGTTTTCACACTGAGTTTATTTTTCTGGCTTAGACAAACAGTAGGGATTGCATTAAGCCTCAGGACCTTTTAGTACACTTGGAGCCACTTGAAATGGAGActatttttaattcatttagCATAAACCAAACATGTCACAAAATTGTTCCACTTCCCTTGTGTTAGTGCATACAACAGCCAGCAATCAGAGACCAGGAAGGATATTCTCAAAAGAGAACAGTAACTCCTGTGCAGATTTATGAAGTAATTAATAGTACTATAATGAAGAGAGTGTTAGCAAAGGCACATAAGGAAAAATGAAGTTAGTTTTTTCACTTGTAACTTTGATTTCCTCATTCAGATATACAGTGCTCTACATTACATCATCTTGCCTCACCCTGTGAttaaagcagctccacagaatgttggtgttttttttcttttctacccTCATATGTTACTAACTTTTCATGTGCACTAGAAATCATGAATGCATTAAACCTAGGAAATGATTCCATCTTAAATTGAATTTAGGCATTGTGAAGAGTCCAAAATGAGTTTCATCTGTGTCTGAATCTAAATTTGTAGAAGTGAATTGGCAAAGAAAAACTGAACAGGCATGCCAgggtagggaaaaaaacaaagaaagctCTGACACAGAAACAAATTGTTTGAATTCTCTTTAAAAGCTGTGATATTTAAGGGTTCATGATGGGCACAGGAAAAAACTACTGAAGTATTTCAGATCATCTTCctgcaataaaataaaatgccaGTCTGCCAGAGAGTTCAGGGACATCAGAAAGTTTTCTTAATGTAACACACTGCAGAAACTGAGAAACAGAAAGACAGCTTAGTTGAAAGTGAATTTCCTCTACAAGCTGTTTAGAAAGCATTTTGTTGATAGGAAAAACTTACTATTTCAACAGGGGCAATACTTCTGAcgagctgctgcagcaatgtGGCTTCACAGTAAGGGAACTTCCGGATGCTTTCTCGAATTAGCTTCTCTTGGTATACAGGGAAGccatccttctctctcccctttaaGAGACTAAAATTTCAAACAACAGATTGAAATAAGAAACCCCATAGTAAATGTTCACGAACAAATGCACAGCATGCTTGCCTCTCTTCTGAAGACTCGGTCCTATTTCAAACTATAGAGAAGAATTATAATTCAAAATAATCAGGTAGCTTCATACATAAAAGAgtgaaaatgcaaagaaaaatccTTTAATTCTACCATACAAGCATTTTGAAATATAAAATTACTAAATGTATGCTCTAAAACTGCTACTTACTAATTCAaccacacagagaaaaagaatgatCTGCAGGCAGACCAGTATCTACATCAGACTGTGGCAGCTTTGCTGTACATGAAAATGAGCATTGTAGAACTGAACACCGAAGAACATACAATACTTGAGGATACACATTCTGCTTTACTCACGTTTAACAAcgccagagaagagcaacaaagttggtgaggggtttggagcataagccctacgaggagaggctgagggagctggggttgcttagcctggagaagaggagactcaggggtgaccttattactctctacaactacctgaagggaagttgtagacagacggttgttggtctcttctcccaggtggccagtaccagaacaagagggcacagtctcaggctgtgccaggggaggttcaggctggatgttaggaaaaagttctatacagagagagtgattggccattggaatgggctgcctgtggaggtggtggggtcgccatcattggaggttttcaggagaagacttgatggggtgcttggtgccgtgggttagatgtttgggtggtggtggattggttgatgggttggacgcgatgatcttggaggtctcttccaacctggtttattctatgtattctatgtattcttatAGTTCCAATGTCTCTGTCGGGTTAGCTCCCTCTTTTTACTATGGATCACTGATCTCAGTAAGTGAAAGCTGACTtcaaaatttattttctgtgtagAAACCCACAGAAGCCTGTGGGCAAAGTGATCCTTCTAAAAGCCAGGCCGCTTTGGTACTTAAGTTTTTTAACTCTGAGAGGGTTCTGAAGATCGAAGTGACTTTAAGCGTCCAAGTCTCATTCAGAGCCAGTGGGATCTGCAGttctcagctgcctctgtgttTTTGAAAAAACAATCTCACCCTGCTCGACTGCTGGAGAGCAAAACGTCAAGAGAAATGCTCCCAGATGATCCATACTGGACACATTCTTTTCAAGCTTATTACTCCTATTTTAACGCAACACATGTTGCGCTCTGCTGCTGTAGATGTGATTGCCAAgctctaaacacttccagcagggagctgaagctCTAGGAATGTTTCCTTTGGACCCCAGGAAAGGACAATGTCACTTCAGACAGAAGAAAGGGCATCAGTGCCACCCTAAAGTGACTGCAGCTGGGGTTATTTCAACATTTACCTGGCATAGCTTTTATCCAAGACAATGCAATCTATGAGTACAGTTGTCTTCTGTCCTCTGTAAAATGGTTCAGAGCACTCTGTAGAAACACTTACCTCTTGATCAATCCATCTAGTTTATCCTCTCGCTCTTTTAAAAACGTAATGCACTTCTGGAAGATGCAGCTGATGTAGTGCATTTTCAAAGCAAGGACTTCATTCATATCTTTCTGCTTCATACATTTCTCACAAATGAGATCCAGAACCCTGTAGCATTTCTGCAGTGCTTCCACTTCAGCCAACAGAGGGTTCTCTTTTACCAGCAACACAATCTATGAGAAAGATTGAAGAAAATGTAACCCAATCAGGAACTGATGTTTTTAAACTTGTGCATTAAAGGTTGCACAGCTCATTGTAGCTACTTTTCAGGGATATTTTCTCTGCTTCCACCTTACAGAgccttccccttcttttttcagTCATTATTTAGTACACTGTAATTCACAGTTCCCACACAAGAAACATTTACAATTAAGACTGATATTAAAAATAGTAAAGATTTTGTTCAGACCAAGAACCTGAGGAAGTAAAACCATTTCAAATGAAACAGTTACAGAAACTACCATATGCTGTCCTGAAATCTCTTTCCCTTTGTACATCCAAAATAAACTGGACTTGTCTGACTTAAACAGTTTCGAGGTACACATCAACCTCACATAATCCTGGAGTACTTCAGGCAGACTAGTCAAGCACTGAACTAACCATTTTAAGAAGAAACTTTATACTCTGCACACTAAATCAGCTGCATTACAGCTTGCATGTACCACAGACACCTGGTTGGCAACTTGACAAACTCCTGGCTTTGAATGGCGAGCCCAAGGAACTTGTCTTTGAATTTAAGTGTATTCATTTCTCTGAACTATACTGGAGAAGCAAACCATAAAAGGTATTTTTTTAGGAAGTAAACATCTCTTTTAGGAAATAAACATCATCATTTTAGAAAGTAAACATCTCTTGCACACACtttcagaaacagcagcaacagtGGCTGTTACTATGGTGAAGAAGTGCTGAAGGTTAAGAATATACATTGCTGAGACAAGCATTGAAAGAACACTGAGGTTTTATTAAGATACGAAGTTACTTTATGTCTCCAAGTGaggttaggaaaaaaagaaagccaaaaaaGAAAGCTAGTTATGGTTATGGATGTTAAAAATAACACTCTCTCCACTTAAAAGGTGTTAGCTCAAGATTCTGGTTTATATAAATGCTGAAATAGCTTCATTTTTTCATCATGTCTAAATGTTGAGCCTGattctttctcattttcaaaAGCACCTGAAATAGTGGATAATGCTCTTAGTCTTAGATGGACTCTCAGAAAAGCTGAGAGCTTTCTGACATAAAGAAACAATTCCcatgcaaaaaaataaataaattacaacTTTAGTATTACTCCACCTTTACAGGATGCAtattagtagtagtaataatttTATGTAGAGGTCCAGCTAATTTCACTGGCAGTTTTGGTTCTTTATCTAAGCCTTGTGGCTTAGTGTAGTAATCCAACCTTTCACGTGGAAAGAAGTTGTTGATGACAGTCACACAGTCATGTTGACCTAAAGGCAGAGaattagaagaaaaaacaaaacaagaatgaAACAGAATAAATAAGTAAGAGAACAGCTAAACCCCACTAAACAAAAactcaaacaaaaaacccaacccaaatctaATCTAAGTAATGTAGGTGAGAATGACCCACAAAGGAGCTTAGCCAGATATGCTTTGCGCTGGCAATGGGCAACTCCTGCTCTTCTTTTCATTGGAAATTTTATGTTCAGTCCAAACTGTCTAAAAGACTCTCAACAGGGACTGACTTAATGGCATTTCATTTTGAGAACTTTATCCCACTCCCACGTCCTCTTTCCTTGGTAAGCCCGAACTAAGAGAACAGGTATTCATCTCCAAAGATAGACTGTGCTAGTAGATTGGAGTGAAGTCTTTTCAAGAGAAGTTCTCTCCACTGTGCAATTTCAAAAATTGTGTTTGCCTTGACACTTAAAAGTTTTCAAACCTGAAACAGAAAGCACTGTGTTAACCTAAAgtgggagggaggttgtagacaggcagaggttggtcagaggttaggaggaagttttacacagagacagtgattgcccaggggaggtttagactggatgtcaggaagaaattcttcagagagagagtgattgcccattggaatgtgctgcccggggaggtggtggagtcaccatcattggaggtgttcaggaggagacttgatagggtgcttggttgcatggtttagttgattaggtggtgttggatgataggttggacacaatgatcttgaaggtctcttccaacctggtttactcctattctattctattctattctattctattctattctattctattctattctattctattctattctattctattctattctattctattctattctattcttctattctacaTGAGCAGAACATGCTTAAAAttgaccaaaaaaaccacaaaaaaagagaaaaaggactGTGATAAAAGTAACAGGATGAGAAAAGATACACCCCCTTCTCGTTTTCTACATCTGACAATATGATGGATTACTTGGCtaaaaggaaagtaaaattTAGCTTCTCTAGTTCAAGACCACATTCTTTAAATTGATGGATTTATCTTGGCACTAATCCTATTAATCAATAACGGAAGACACAGCCAACCAAAGCCCAGCACTTTTAAACTCTCCACTGTTTTAGAAGAGACTGTTCTGAGCTAATAGAGCACAGCCTAAGACAAATGACAGGGGAAGAAGTATCCTCACTTCCCACACGGACAGATGAATTCATGTTTATTGGACAGAGAATAAAAACAGAACAGGAATGGATTCCAATGTTCAGACTCACAGAGTAGCATATTATCATCATGCCTGAAAATATTTATTCTCTCTTGGTGACATGTCAAGATTTTAAACCAGAATTCTCCAAAGTTATGTTGTAGATAACATTTCCCATTCACTAGTAAGTCAGCATCACAGTGGAAGAGAATCTCCTAACCCCAAGTACGATTAGTAAGAGTGGACTTCTCTGACGTATTAAGTGAATAGTTAAGGTTTTGCTGCTTGAACCTCAAGTGAGCAATGGCAATCTGTTCCTCTTTAAAAGAGCTGAGTAGGATTGAAATTCAAACTGCAATAACTCACTATTCAAGGAAGTAAATCTAAATGGCAAGGCAGGCTCTTGAATCCAGAACACCTTGCAAGGGAGTTCTCAAACATTTAAAGACTATGAGAAGGTTGTGTTGAAGTAAAAGTACAGGTCTTCATTTCTGGGTTTTGGGAAGGTCATCTGGACAGCAATATCTGAGTCATTTAAATTACTCCACTTTTCTCCTTGCCAGAAATAGAGAAGAAGTGGCATATTTGGGGAACATTAATCCAGGAGTCTCCTAGCAGTGTCAAAATgggtaaaggagaaaaaaagtttaggaaaaaaactaaaaagacaagaaaaagaaacataacCCCACAAAAAGGCCTGGTTGCATATTTTGCCCAGAATCACCCAGCATACTCGAATGGCAAATCTTTTACTGTGCTCTAGTCAAGCTCAGGCCAGTAAGTACAGACTGCCTCAAAACTGGTTCTGAGACCTCCTGTTCCCTGAAAtgcagagggagaagggcaggaggtgacTCATTGCGAGCACAGTGTGC from Dryobates pubescens isolate bDryPub1 chromosome 4, bDryPub1.pri, whole genome shotgun sequence includes these protein-coding regions:
- the ANKMY2 gene encoding ankyrin repeat and MYND domain-containing protein 2, yielding MAPPRKGDLSPEEKDLLGVIAAGNTEEAGRLLGSKNVRVNCLDEHGMTPLMHAAYKGKVDMCRLLLRHGADVNCNEHEHGYTALMFAGLSGNKEITWMMLEAGAETDVVNSVGRTAAQMAAFVGQHDCVTVINNFFPRERLDYYTKPQGLDKEPKLPVKLAGPLHKIITTTNMHPVKIVLLVKENPLLAEVEALQKCYRVLDLICEKCMKQKDMNEVLALKMHYISCIFQKCITFLKEREDKLDGLIKSLLKGREKDGFPVYQEKLIRESIRKFPYCEATLLQQLVRSIAPVEIGSDPTAFSVLTQAITGQVGFVDAEFCTTCGGKGADKRCSVCKMVMYCDQNCQKTHWFTHKKVCKTLKEIHEKQELEAAKEKKKQEKRQKKEEAQLAEGGSTREEQSDPGPDATKEVDPNHATDQKEEAECTKEMEALSLNAESPQESETGLDDIALQKAQDSEE